A window from Kluyveromyces lactis strain NRRL Y-1140 chromosome E complete sequence encodes these proteins:
- the AIM23 gene encoding Aim23p (weakly similar to uniprot|P47015 Saccharomyces cerevisiae YJL131C Hypothetical ORF), translating to MKYHYIQMLRTTFKYSISSIRLFCNNRVLQNESRAVSDLLFNLPTYNPATHRKSGNNSPHKNRDKHRHRNGNKDQRNKKLVFRWNSGTEKQQAAANSVLEEILAINSKGNIKAINPETSKLEEANIRNFLKGVNLEINGIAMVSIDNAASGDVRLPIVKEVPTRQALKNYSDKLSKIKEEELIKLGVNIKKTGRRSPDSKADSSWKSIKVSWQISDYDLKKQKCSEIVSNLEKGSKIALFINDKDSSNLSPIDEEELEAMQESSISKKEMKRREEVLEKLNEIISEYSSQITQEGLINQRIIMKVTPNLVNTNNGVDKKALKEQRKRERQEKLQRRIEKKKTSDSTE from the coding sequence ATGAAGTACCACTATATACAGATGCTCAGAACTACTTTTAAATACAGCATTTCTTCAATACGTTTATTTTGCAATAATCGGGTTCTCCAGAACGAATCAAGGGCTGTATCggatcttctttttaacCTACCAACATACAATCCAGCGACACATCGAAAGAGCGGTAACAATTCTCCACATAAAAATCGTGATAAACACCGCCATAGAAACGGTAATAAAGATCAACGGAATAAAAAACTTGTTTTCAGATGGAATAGTGGAACAGAGAAACAGCAGGCAGCTGCCAACTCGGTGCTAGAGGAAATACTAGCAATAAATTCAAAGGGTAACATCAAGGCAATCAATCCAGAAACTAGCAAGCTAGAAGAAGCCAATATTAGGAACTTTTTGAAGGGCGTTAACCTTGAGATAAATGGGATAGCTATGGTGAGTATCGATAATGCTGCGTCCGGAGATGTTCGTCTACCCATTGTCAAAGAAGTGCCAACAAGACAGGCATTAAAGAATTATTCCGACAAACTATCTaaaattaaagaagaagaacttataAAATTGGGTGTCAATATAAAGAAAACTGGCCGTCGCTCTCCAGACTCGAAAGCGGATTCATCTTGGAAATCAATCAAGGTTTCATGGCAAATATCGGATtatgatttgaaaaaacagaaatgtagtgaaattgtttctaatttggaaaaaggTAGCAAGATTGCTCTTTTCATTAATGATAAAGACTCTTCTAACTTGTCACCTATAGATGAGGAGGAATTAGAAGCGATGCAGGAATCTTCTATTTCtaaaaaggaaatgaaaagaagggAAGAGGTTTTGGAGAAGCTAAACGAAATAATCAGCGAATATTCATCACAGATTACACAAGAAGGTTTGATcaatcaaagaataattATGAAAGTAACTCCAAATCTTGTAAATACTAATAATGGAGTTGATAAAAAAGCTCTCAAGGAGCAACGGAAACGGGAAAGGCAGGAAAAGCTGCAACGCAGAAttgagaagaaaaaaaccaGCGATTCCACCGAATAA
- the HFL1 gene encoding Hfl1p (similar to uniprot|P36142 Saccharomyces cerevisiae YKR051W Hypothetical ORF), producing the protein MFSFVRHFDEWNLAAITSGASLPNWLIYLCGICTIVATSISIISQCGQLWNYRIPSQQRLILRIQMMVPIFSISCFASILRPEIGAIYIDPIREIYEALVIYQFFTYLTLRLGGERNIIINIAPMYPPSRHAIPFFGRYLQRIDLSDPHDFETLKRGVLQYVWFKPVYCIGMATFEAFQWNTVWLVICYNISVTWSLYCLAMFWKCLYTELSVFKPWPKFMCVKLIIFASYWQSLIINVLTIIDVIDIHGDDKYVAFEIGNSVLCVEMIGFAIAHWYAFSSDEYGPDKYPNSGRLKILYALKDWLGFKDLWWDFKSVINGDYRDYRSFDSVESMLADRDTHSRTNRLTRGLRYTNQGMSSYWVGSSGYGSTETDNGNDLESAWTDITEGLNLPRYIPEDSNYPVVWDATSHRYDARIDDLRKQMRSK; encoded by the coding sequence atgttttcttttgtacGACACTTTGATGAGTGGAACCTTGCTGCTATTACCTCAGGTGCTTCTCTTCCGAACTGGCTGATATATTTGTGTGGTATTTGTACAATAGTTGCCACAAGTATATCCATTATTTCACAATGCGGGCAGTTGTGGAATTATAGAATTCCTTCGCAGCAAAGGTTGATATTAAGGATCCAGATGATGGTACCTATATTTTCCATCTCATGTTTTGCTTCGATTTTACGACCAGAGATAGGCGCCATTTATATTGATCCGATTAGAGAAATTTATGAGGCATTGGTCATCTATCAGTTCTTTACGTATTTGACTTTACGACTAGGTGGTGAACggaatatcatcatcaacatcgCGCCAATGTATCCACCGAGCAGGCATGCTATCCCATTCTTTGGGCGTTACCTACAAAGAATCGATCTTAGTGATCCTCACGATTTCGAGACGTTGAAGCGTGGTGTTTTACAATACGTTTGGTTCAAGCCAGTGTACTGTATCGGTATGGCAACGTTTGAAGCGTTCCAATGGAATACCGTCTGGTTAGTAATATGCTACAATATCAGTGTGACATGGTCTCTTTACTGTCTCGCGATGTTCTGGAAATGTTTGTACACAGAGCTTTCAGTATTCAAACCATGGCCGAAATTTATGTGTGTCAAGTTGATTATTTTCGCATCGTACTGGCAAAGTCTCATTATCAACGTTTTAACGATTATAGATGTCATTGATATACATGGTGACGACAAATATGTGGCATTTGAGATCGGTAATAGTGTACTTTGTGTTGAAATGATTGGATTTGCTATTGCACATTGGTATGCGTTTTCAAGTGACGAATACGGTCCGGACAAGTACCCAAACTCTGGAAGGTTGAAGATCCTCTATGCTTTGAAGGACTGGCTTGGTTTTAAAGATCTATGGTGGGATTTCAAGAGTGTAATAAATGGTGATTACAGAGATTACAGGAGCTTTGACTCGGTGGAATCAATGCTCGCGGACAGAGACACGCACTCAAGAACCAACAGATTGACTAGGGGATTAAGGTACACAAATCAGGGTATGTCATCTTACTGGGTCGGATCTAGTGGATATGGCAGCACCGAAACTGATAACGGGAACGATTTAGAATCGGCATGGACTGATATCACTGAAGGTTTGAATTTGCCAAGGTATATTCCAGAGGACAGCAATTATCCAGTGGTCTGGGACGCAACATCACATCGATATGATGCTagaattgatgatttgagGAAACAAATGAGGTCGAAGTAA
- the TDA11 gene encoding Tda11p (weakly similar to uniprot|P38854 Saccharomyces cerevisiae YHR159W), with the protein MDRDVLEKFIDLQDKENDIDTKSKIYHEVTDRGSVTPTFNQGSSGMSPKSVGSSGRNKNIQLQLTPTKADPTSTLDSHPLKGDNSDQDDITGNMKENEDDVSLGSGKVTVKNNGNGVSAATNGKGGNQELGIRRSNTWKRKSLIMPLMSPEHTVKQQQRQSYQQHCKPSESVSNTPLGRKYRSKLDRNDGQKSVRSSISSIGSLLPDGATTEFSASPATKLKLPTTTTDTAKVVPSVSEDDNDMESLLQSLANKELEILERTRRVHDLFRQIKIEDKIIKQNAEELQQLKKKVSRLVGNQVQGQNSNTTLPAESHGESNNAETADNKSSSLWTKSVSLLNQFDQIIQGTVETKLGLGDSGSSATENQSEGKPKGDDNAGSAIWSLVNEFKNGLGLLATEEEDADGSIGTIATGLATNMEDYGTRKAESSTQAKEIEMYHYSH; encoded by the coding sequence ATGGATAGAGACGTATTGGAGAAATTTATAGACCTTCAAGACAAAGAGAACGATATTGATACTAAGAGTAAAATATATCATGAAGTTACGGACAGAGGGAGCGTTACCCCTACATTTAACCAAGGATCCAGCGGTATGAGTCCCAAGTCTGTGGGGAGTTCCGGTAGAAACAAGAACATCCAGTTGCAATTAACGCCTACCAAGGCTGATCCTACTAGCACACTTGACTCGCATCCGTTGAAAGGTGATAATTCAGATCAAGACGATATCACTGGCAATATGAAGGAGAACGAGGACGATGTATCATTGGGGTCCGGTAAAGTCACCGTAAAGAACAATGGTAACGGGGTTTCTGCTGCTACAAATGGCAAGGGAGGCAATCAGGAGCTAGGAATACGAAGAAGCAACACATGGAAAAGAAAGTCTTTAATAATGCCATTAATGTCTCCAGAGCACACAGTTAAGCAGCAGCAACGTCAATCATATCAGCAGCATTGCAAACCATCAGAGTCTGTATCGAATACCCCGCTGGGACGGAAATATCGATCAAAACTTGACCGAAATGACGGACAAAAATCTGTGCGGTCCAGCATAAGTAGCATTGGATCACTTCTCCCGGATGGAGCCACCACAGAATTTAGCGCAAGTCCAGCTACTAAATTGAAGTTGCCTACAACTACGACCGACACCGCCAAAGTAGTGCCATCTGtttctgaagatgataatgatatgGAATCTTTGTTGCAATCACTGGCGAACAAGGAACTAGAGATATTGGAAAGGACAAGGCGAGTTCACGATCTTTTCAGGCAAATTAAGATTGAAGATAAGATAATAAAACAGAATGCAGAAGAACTTCAgcagttgaagaaaaaagttaGCCGTTTAGTGGGGAATCAAGTTCAAGGTCAGAACTCTAATACGACATTACCTGCAGAATCCCATGGGGAAAGTAACAACGCAGAAACCGCTGATAACAAATCAAGCTCGTTATGGACAAAATCCGTTTCATTACTCAACCAATTTGACCAAATTATTCAGGGGACCGTTGAAACGAAGTTAGGATTAGGCGACTCGGGATCCAGTGCAACTGAAAATCAATCAGAGGGCAAGCCAAAAGGTGACGACAATGCGGGAAGTGCGATTTGGTCCTTAGTAAATGAGTTTAAAAACGGGCTTGGGTTACTAGCAacagaggaagaagatgctGATGGGTCTATAGGCACGATAGCGACTGGTCTTGCTACCAATATGGAAGATTACGGCACAAGAAAGGCAGAATCATCAACTCAAGCAAAAGAGATTGAAATGTATCATTATAGTCATTAA
- the PEX21 gene encoding Pex21p (weakly similar to uniprot|P50091 Saccharomyces cerevisiae YGR239C PEX21 protein Part of a two-member peroxin family), producing MSVCQTNPLNTLVSKSGYRFGQPNQHQQSIAQQQSRPRNNALDHQFSQFTGASGPSFAHPQHQQLPMAAVVANATTAASTTSNTATASDHHVWIDQFANMQVHDKTEFPTDYKQMYSQYEARGASYSMGAPVMVSHSQMFPRHQQSLMVNQLESQAYASSSAKLDEQFAELERQVQDDEKEQQQDKDDDFHLKETSPLDEDQRQLKEAAQSIYTTLSDKSSTTSSKFSNSKFLGLMRNISDGVITLKKNPDEDKYTELYSPSTGETFGEEYFPVQDSVLGDPLDSIGDLSNMSSSEAAAKVYHNSV from the coding sequence ATGTCAGTGTGTCAAACGAATCCTTTGAACACTCTTGTTTCGAAGTCTGGTTATAGGTTCGGACAGCCGAATCAGCACCAACAGAGCATCGCACAGCAGCAGAGCAGACCAAGAAATAATGCACTAGACCACCAGTTCTCTCAGTTTACTGGTGCCTCGGGTCCCAGTTTCGCTCATCCACAGCATCAACAGCTGCCTATGGCAGCTGTTGTTGCTAACGCTACTACTGCAGCCAGTACTACTAGTAATACTGCTACAGCCTCTGATCACCATGTTTGGATCGATCAGTTCGCAAACATGCAGGTGCACGACAAGACCGAGTTCCCAACAGATTATAAACAGATGTATTCGCAGTACGAGGCGCGTGGCGCCTCGTACTCCATGGGTGCACCGGTGATGGTGTCCCATTCACAAATGTTCCCGCGTCATCAGCAATCTCTGATGGTGAACCAACTCGAGTCACAAGCGTATGCCAGTAGTAGCGCGAAGCTCGATGAACAATTTGCTGAACTGGAAAGACAAGTGCAAGAcgatgaaaaagaacagCAACAGGACAAGGATGACGATTTCCATCTCAAAGAAACGTCTCCTCTAGACGAAGATCAACGCCAATTAAAAGAAGCAGCCCAATCCATTTACACAACTCTTTCAGATAAATCATCTACAACTAGTTCGAAATTTTCGAACTCCAAGTTCCTTGGACTCATGAGAAATATCAGCGATGGTGTAATAACTCTGAAAAAGAACCCAGATGAGGATAAATATACGGAATTATATTCTCCTTCTACCGGTGAAACTTTTGGCGAAGAGTATTTCCCAGTGCAGGATAGTGTTTTAGGCGACCCCTTGGACTCCATTGGTGACTTATCTAATATGAGTTCATCGGAAGCCGCTGCAAAAGTGTACCATAACTCcgtttga
- a CDS encoding uncharacterized protein (similar to uniprot|P23500 YKR052C Saccharomyces cerevisiae YKR052C MRS4 Mitochondrial iron transporter of the mitochondrial carrier family (MCF), very similar to and functionally redundant with Mrs3p; functions under low-iron conditions; may transport other cations in addition to iron): MSDPGIQEIDYEALPDTAPLSYQLIAGAFAGIMEHSIMFPIDALKTRMQAVSEIKAAASASASGGAGAASGGAGAGTLLQQISRISSTEGSLALWRGVQSMVMGAGPAHAVYFATYEFCKEQLIDAKDFNTHQPLKTAVSGVAATVAADALMNPFDTIKQRLQLQSKSSDSSMWRMAFNIYKNEGPMAFFYSYPTTLAMNIPFAALNFVIYESSTKFFNPTNAYNPWIHCLCGGIAGATCAAVTTPLDCIKTVLQIRGSDTVHVESFKTANTFKKAAQAIWQSYGWKGFWRGLQPRVISNIPATAISWTSYEFAKHLLFTKQEPSL; encoded by the coding sequence ATGTCTGACCCAGGTATTCAGGAGATTGATTATGAGGCTTTGCCAGATACTGCACCACTATCatatcaattgattgcAGGAGCGTTTGCAGGTATCATGGAACATTCGATCATGTTTCCTATCGATGCTTTGAAGACTAGAATGCAAGCAGTATCGGAAATTAAGGCTGCGGCGTCGGCGTCGGCATCTGGTGGTGCCGGTGCTGCCAGTGGTGGTGCCGGTGCGGGTACCCTTTTACAACAGATATCGAGAATCTCTTCTACAGAGGGGTCCCTTGCGTTGTGGAGAGGTGTGCAGTCTATGGTGATGGGTGCAGGCCCTGCTCATGCAGTATATTTTGCAACTTATGAATTTTGTAAAGAACAGTTGATCGACGCTAAGGATTTCAATACCCATCAGCCGTTGAAAACTGCCGTCAGTGGTGTTGCTGCCACTGTGGCCGCAGATGCATTAATGAACCCCTTCGATACAATCAAACAGAGGTTGCAATTGCAATCCAAGAGTAGTGACTCTTCCATGTGGAGAATGGCTTTCAACATTTATAAGAACGAAGGTCCAATGGCTTTCTTTTACAGTTATCCAACCACTTTGGCTATGAATATCCCATTCGCAGCTTTGAACTTCGTGATTTACGAATCCAGTACTAAGTTCTTCAACCCAACTAATGCATACAACCCTTGGATCCATTGCTTGTGTGGTGGTATCGCCGGTGCCACTTGTGCAGCTGTTACCACGCCTTTAGATTGCATCAAGACAGTGTTACAGATTAGAGGGAGCGATACCGTCCATGTGGAATCGTTCAAAACCGCAAATACTTTCAAGAAAGCTGCTCAAGCCATATGGCAATCTTACGGTTGGAAAGGTTTCTGGAGAGGTTTACAACCAAGAGTTATTTCTAATATCCCTGCAACTGCTATCTCCTGGACCTCTTACGAATTTGCTAAACATTTATTGTTCACAAAGCAAGAACCCTCATTATAA
- a CDS encoding uncharacterized protein (similar to uniprot|P47014 Saccharomyces cerevisiae YJL132W Hypothetical ORF) — translation MSRDEIKEGRVEVVTCFEPFDLRCNYCIREFTIMLGIVLVILSVRFVLGFGVGFHLTQVARSIPNHDSFTKAGSLFLESVLQFDKLEVDWDVFLQDGVQLWQEKYGTGNDDHGLKQFILGVSVGNKINSLQNYTDHGVVNILANLEFGGSIEDTLRYLRGSADLVHLSLLLGQDNIEWNYYLSTQIKLPLKEDVLDLLSQQNIEGDWVSIVGHMFDMLGVLHSELYLLQNKRFHALDVAYSLSPGGPKLLREHWRGGEWNILAELQKFTYGIGLQFNVQQSSEKSSLSITTQDSNSDNKYVTPLKKLSLFGTSIVSGEFLEDVPCIAVGAPLDDVSGSIYVIPMSTLESEGKQSSKMTALYGSKVHKFRLSNYDYLVVSEPGKKFIHIYLFGEKIITIVDPSSSYQEVSCIVDLDNDQIPDLILTCKYCNKNELGKVIIIPGLNIIPYLVSGKINQVEFVDNIGSIVLNGPRSLKFQHYGANAAASGSFLFVTAQSLGLVYGYNLQQLNTGIPPSFYIKEDDIIFPSEDVPWKWGDIIASSEHGFFGAEMHVWTHDQVDYIAISQLLFNKVYIFKDAGNSALEVWLILELDTLVDLNTVKSSIEFGKGVHFSHSRKRLFLSSPGSFNGAGAIWSVSMSEMKRTVELWRSKHLLITALKHLEFVNPEQKKKGWSNFGSNLAESPLDDLLVSIPQFGYGDLHDLSLIGALLIH, via the coding sequence atgagcagagatgaaattaaagaagGAAGAGTAGAGGTAGTAACATGTTTTGAACCCTTTGATCTGAGGTGCAATTACTGTATAAGAGAGTTCACAATCATGCTAGGAATTGTTTTAGTCATATTATCTGTTCGATTTGTTCTAGGATTTGGCGTAGGGTTTCATTTGACGCAAGTTGCTAGGTCAATCCCTAATCACGATTCCTTTACCAAAGCtggttctttgtttctggAGTCTGTTCTGCAGTTTGATAAATTAGAAGTAGATTGGGATGTGTTCTTGCAGGATGGTGTACAGCTATGGCAAGAAAAGTATGGCACAGGTAATGATGATCATGGGTTAAAGCAGTTTATATTAGGGGTGTCGGTAGGAAATAAGATAAACAGTCTTCAGAATTATACCGACCATGGAGTGGTAAATATTTTGGCAAACTTAGAGTTCGGAGGTAGTATAGAAGATACTTTGAGATATCTACGGGGTTCTGCCGATTTAGTTCACTTATCTTTGTTACTTGGTCAAGACAATATTGAGTGGAATTATTACTTATCTACGCAAATTAAGTTACCCTTGAAGGAAGACGTTCTCGACCTATTATCACAGCAAAATATCGAAGGTGATTGGGTTAGCATCGTTGGCCATATGTTTGATATGCTTGGTGTCTTGCACTCGGAACTCTATTTATTACAGAACAAAAGGTTTCATGCCTTGGACGTAGCGTATTCGTTGAGTCCAGGTGGTCCGAAACTTTTAAGAGAACATTGGCGAGGAGGAGAGTGGAATATCTTAGCAGAGTTGCAAAAGTTCACTTATGGAATTGGATTACAATTTAACGTCCAACAATCCAGTGAGAAATCCTCTTTATCTATTACAACTCAAGACTCCAACAGTGATAATAAATATGTGACTCCATTAAAAAAGTTGTCGCTATTTGGTACCAGCATTGTCAGTGGAGAATTCTTGGAAGATGTTCCCTGCATTGCAGTCGGGGCACCATTAGATGATGTAAGTGGGTCCATTTATGTCATTCCTATGTCCACACTTGAATCTGAGGGTAAGcaaagttcaaaaatgaCTGCTCTTTATGGGTCAAAAGTTCATAAGTTCAGATTATCGAATTATGACTATCTTGTTGTTTCTGAGCCTGGTAAAAAATTTATTCATATCTACTTATTTGGTGAGAAGATTATAACTATCGTGGATCCTTCGTCTAGCTATCAAGAAGTTAGTTGCATAGTTGATCTTGACAACGACCAGATACCAGATTTAATTTTGACTTGCAAGTATTGTAATAAGAACGAACTAGGAAAGGTGATAATTATTCCAGGATTGAATATCATCCCATACTTGGTTTCAGGTAAAATAAATCAAGTGGAATTTGTAGATAATATCGGGAGTATAGTCTTAAACGGACCAAGATCTttaaaatttcaacattatGGGGCTAACGCTGCAGCATCTGGCAGTTTTTTATTTGTGACTGCTCAAAGCCTAGGACTAGTGTACGGATACAACTTACAACAATTAAATACAGGAATTCCACCATCGTTTTACATTAAAGAGGATGATATCATCTTTCCTAGCGAAGACGTCCCATGGAAATGGGGGGATATTATAGCATCCTCTGAACATGGATTCTTTGGTGCAGAAATGCACGTATGGACTCATGATCAAGTAGATTATATTGCAATATCACAGTTGCTCTTCAATAAGGTCTACATATTCAAAGATGCTGGCAACTCTGCACTAGAGGTCTGGTTAATATTGGAACTTGACACATTAGTTGACCTTAACACTGTCAAGTCCTCTATTGAGTTTGGTAAGGGTGTTCACTTCTCACACTCCCGGAAAAGgctatttctttcttctccGGGCAGTTTTAATGGCGCTGGTGCTATCTGGAGTGTCTCTATGTCAGAAATGAAGAGAACAGTTGAACTTTGGAGATCCAAACATTTGCTCATAACCGCTTTAAAACACCTTGAATTCGTTAACCCCgagcaaaagaaaaagggtTGGTCTAATTTCGGCTCCAATTTGGCTGAGTCCCCATTAGATGACTTATTAGTTTCCATTCCACAATTTGGCTACGGTGACTTACATGACCTTTCGCTAATCGGAGCATTATTGATTCATTAG